From a single Brassica napus cultivar Da-Ae chromosome C9, Da-Ae, whole genome shotgun sequence genomic region:
- the LOC106436310 gene encoding uncharacterized protein At4g00950: protein MAAEKEPEQEENSAAMKLPVLPIKPNSHSHSMSSPIHSSIAASVPFSWEEEPGKPKQHSSSSSSSSSSPLTSYSSSSPQTHKSLELPPRLHSLEKDGGSLTKLNSPITVFDGPYSMTRSRRLDSPSFRMMVKGGGDCYGSFRSDMYGDLDDVDEETKQENMSSGGSLALVKKRRGLGFFGFSRRRALKRKTEFGRGSYVFPSSVDRESESGKKEVEEGEDNRFGYGDGDGITCSQSSRFCEVNIANISRTGSFSTLPTPSSSSKSHFWTNVYAGLKQVVPWKNKKTTG from the exons ATGGCAGCTGAAAAAGAACCAGAGCAAGAAGAGAACTCGGCAGCAATGAAACTACCGGTTTTACCAATTAAACCCAACAGTCACAGCCACTCTATGTCATCACCCATTCACAGTTCCATAGCAGCTTCTGTCCCCTTTAGCTGGGAAGAAGAGCCTGGCAAGCCCAAGCAacactcttcttcatcttcatcatcctcttcctcaccattaacttcttattcttcatcttctcctcaAACCCACAAGTCCTTGGAGCTGCCACCAAGGCTACACTCCCTTGAAAAGGATGGAGGATCACTCACCAAACTGAACTCGCCCATCACTGTCTTTGATGGACCTTACAGCATGACAAGATCAAGAAGGTTGGATTCACCTTCCTTTAGGATGATGGTGAAAGGTGGTGGTGACTGTTATGGGTCTTTCAGGAGTGACATGTATGGTGATTTAGATGATGTTGATGAGGAGACCAAGCAGGAGAACATGAGTAGTGGTGGCTCTTTGGCTCTTGTGAAGAAGAGAAGGGGACTAGGGTTTTTTGGGTTTAGTAGGAGAAGGgctttgaaaagaaaaacagagttTGGTAGAGGTAGTTATGTGTTTCCATCTTCAGTGGACAGAGAGAGTGAATCCGGAAAAAAAGAGGtggaagaaggagaagacaaTAGGTTTGGctatggtgatggtgatggtaTTACTTGCAGCCAAAGCAGCAGGTTTTGTGAAGTGAATATTGCAAACATTAGCAGAACAGGGAGCTTCTCTACTCTGCCTacaccatcttcttcttcaaagtcTCACTTCTGG ACCAATGTGTATGCAGGACTAAAGCAAGTGGTTCCATGGAAGAACAAGAAGACTACTGGTTAA
- the LOC106436315 gene encoding protein SET DOMAIN GROUP 41 — protein METISAEDVGIGVDLFPALSPLTFSLYDSFLSSHCSSCFSLLPPTPPHHLYCSLVDDSPTVSPPDLSPILSTSDIRAALRLLNSISSSSAAASLPHRFGGLLTNHHRLMADSSFSVAIRRAASFISAVLRSDRKDTVLEEAAICSVLTNAVEVQDRAGVALGIAVYGSRFSWINHSCSPNACYRFVISPPHSTTTPSFRETLPRITNTDKEHFSSNYEGTVRYGPKVIVRSIKGIKSGEEITVSYIDLLQPTGLRQSDLWSKYRFICNCGRCDASPPAYVDYILEGVVALEHEPTTVGHHDGAAPVGKMTNHIKEAIDDFLSDDIDPATCCEKIEGVLHHGILDSSSLRLHPSHHVALHAYITLASAYRIRSIDSETDDVGRAFEMSRIGAAYSLFLAGVSHHLVSAELSFAISAANFWTRAGECLLELASKFFMKSSSGEYDDDVKCRKCLMLVENHGEIKENFNQILKCAVTDSSQATWSFLTRGCPYLQNFKSSIDFSLKGTNCKREESKSVDQRVSILLLSFHCLLYADLLTDLCYGRKSHSVS, from the exons ATGGAGACAATATCGGCGGAAGATGTTGGCATCGGCGTTGATCTATTCCCGGCGCTCTCTCCTCTCACCTTCTCTCTCTACGACTCCTTCCTCTCCTCTCACTGCTCATCCTGCTTCTCCCTCCTCCCCCCTACCCCGCCGCACCATCTCTACTGCTCCCTCGTCGACGATTCTCCCACCGTCTCTCCTCCGGACCTATCCCCGATTCTCTCAACCTCCGATATCAGAGCAGCTCTCCGTCTCCTCAATtcaatctcctcctcctccgccgccgccTCTTTGCCTCACCGGTTCGGCGGCCTTCTCACCAACCACCACCGCCTCATGGCCGATTCTTCCTTCTCCGTCGCTATCCGACGCGCCGCCAGTTTCATCTCCGCCGTTCTGAGGTCTGACCGGAAAGACACCGTTTTGGAGGAAGCGGCTATATGCTCTGTGCTAACGAACGCCGTGGAGGTGCAAGATAGAGCCGGAGTTGCTTTAGGGATCGCAGTTTATGGCTCGCGATTCTCTTGGATCAACCACAGCTGCTCTCCGAACGCTTGTTACCGTTTCGTGATCTCTCCTCCTCACAGCACCACAACGCCGTCGTTTCGGGAAACTCTTCCTCGCATCACCAACACAGACAAG GAACATTTTAGCAGCAATTACGAAGGTACAGTGAGATATGGACCAAAGGTAATTGTTAGAAGCATCAAGGGGATCAAGAGTGGTGAAGAGATTACTGTATCATACATCGACTTATTGCAACCAACG GGATTGAGACAGTCAGATTTGTGGTCCAAATATCGATTTATTTGTAACTGTGGAAGATGTGATGCATCACCTCCAGCTTATGTGGACTATATTCTAGAG GGAGTTGTTGCCTTGGAGCATGAACCAACAACCGTTGGTCATCATGACGGAGCCGCCCCAGTGGGAAAGATGACCAATCACATCAAAGAAGCCATAGATGATTTTCTATCAGACGACATTGATCCTGCAACATGTTGTGAGAAGATTGAGGGTGTTCTCCATCACGGCATTCTGGATTCTTCTTCACTGCGGTTACATCCAAGTCACCATGTCGCTCTGCATGCCTACATTACTCTGGCTTCTGCTTACAGAATCCGTTCGATTGATTCTGAAACTGATGACGTTGGGAGGGCTTTTGAGATGAGCAGGATAGGTGCAGCTTACTCTCTCTTCCTCGCAGGTGTCTCTCACCATCTCGTCTCCGCGGAACTTTCTTTTGCTATCTCTGCTGCAAATTTTTGGACCAGAGCTGGAGAGTGCTTGTTGGAGCTTGCCTCCAAGTTTTTCATGAAGTCTTCTTCCGGAGAATATGATGATGATGTCAAGTGCAGAAAATGTCTTATGCTTGTTGAGAACCATGGagaaatcaaagaaaattttaacCAGATTCTCAAGTGTGCAGTCACCGACAGCTCACAAGCCACATGGAGTTTCCTCACTCGCGGTTGCCCTTACCTGCAAAACTTTAAGAGTTCAATTGATTTCAGCTTGAAGGGGACCAATTGCAAGAGAGAAGAATCGAAGAGTGTAGACCAAAGGGTAAGCATTCTCCTACTCTCTTTTCATTGCTTACTCTATGCAGACCTTCTGACTGATTTATGTTACGGTCGGAAGTCACATTCGGTGTCTTAA
- the LOC125593234 gene encoding dof zinc finger protein DOF4.1-like, whose product MDHHHYTHHDHDQYQHHQMTITNNNPYNTIITTPPPRTTTVDSTTMIMDAEKKMMTTMTSRPQELRNCPRCNSSNTKFCYYNNYSLAQPRYLCKSCRRYWTEGGSLRNVPVGGGSRKNKKLPLLQPNSSSSSPAKNLPDLNPPFAFTSSSSTSTSSNPSKSAHRNNNDLSLSFSYPTMQEDKRAQGHYGHFTEQAMSGGQNCLFAAPMGMIQFRQDYGHDHNNTDIGFSLDSNKVDSNNQNNLLVNGGGSKLMFSYGDRDEHHHDHERHDDGNKKRESGSSNELWSGIILGGDSGGPTW is encoded by the coding sequence ATGGACCATCATCACTATACTCATCATGATCATGATCAATACCAACATCATCAAATGACTATTACTAACAATAATCCCTACAACACCATCATCACCACACCACCACCAAGAACAACAACAGTGGATTCAACAACAATGATAATGGATGCTGAAAAGAAGATGATGACGACGATGACCAGTAGGCCACAAGAACTAAGAAATTGTCCAAGATGCAACTCAAGCAACACCAAGTTCTGTTACTACAACAACTACAGCTTAGCACAGCCTAGGTACTTATGTAAGTCTTGTCGGAGATACTGGACTGAAGGTGGCTCTCTCCGTAACGTCCCCGTAGGCGGTGGTTCTAGAAAGAACAAGAAGCTTCCATTACTACAACCtaattcctcctcttcttctccggCCAAGAATCTCCCGGATCTCAACCCTCCTTTTGCCttcacatcatcatcatcaacatcaacaTCATCAAACCCTAGCAAGAGTGCCCATCGAAATAATAATGACCTCAGCCTCTCCTTCTCCTATCCTACTATGCAAGAAGACAAGAGAGCTCAAGGGCACTATGGTCACTTCACGGAGCAAGCTATGTCAGGAGGGCAAAACTGTCTTTTCGCAGCTCCCATGGGAATGATTCAGTTTCGTCAAGATTATGGTCATGACCACAACAATACCGATATTGGGTTTTCGTTAGATAGTAACAAGGTAGACTCTAATAATCAGAATAACTTGCTTGTTAATGGAGGAGGAAGTAAGCTGATGTTTTCATATGGAGATCGTGATGAACATCATCATGACCATGAGAGACACGATGATGGTaataagaagagagaaagtggtTCAAGCAATGAGCTATGGAGTGGAATCATCCTAGGTGGTGATAGTGGTGGACCAACATGGTGA